Proteins co-encoded in one Aminivibrio pyruvatiphilus genomic window:
- a CDS encoding MurR/RpiR family transcriptional regulator: MHDFREKIRAYFRRNAISKAKRTVASFFACSPEEAAFLNLGELAERIGVSPATISRTSVEMGFSGYPDLQEQIRSQLKIGITPVERLKETPADESTPIWTSSILRDQESLNTLLSLNSGEKFQKAVELFASAPNVYSLALRSSYPLTFFFNLLLFQIRPNVHHISIDDGQLTESVFDIGQDDVVFVVSLPRYTKFVLEVTEKIRRTGCRVVSITDSELSPLAIASDIAFFCRYESASFFNSNIAAQAIINALLSGVLQHLGQGGVQRLEKHSNAMKDWSSKLSLGVQGYLPEP; this comes from the coding sequence GTGCATGACTTCAGGGAAAAAATTCGTGCCTACTTCAGAAGGAACGCTATTTCCAAGGCGAAAAGGACGGTAGCCAGCTTTTTTGCATGTTCTCCGGAGGAGGCCGCTTTCCTGAATCTGGGCGAGCTTGCGGAACGCATCGGCGTCAGCCCTGCGACGATAAGCAGGACTTCCGTAGAGATGGGCTTCAGCGGGTATCCGGATCTTCAGGAGCAGATACGGTCACAGTTGAAAATAGGCATAACCCCTGTTGAACGGCTCAAAGAAACTCCGGCCGACGAAAGCACGCCGATCTGGACGAGTTCCATTTTGAGGGACCAGGAATCGCTGAACACCCTGCTGTCCCTGAATTCCGGGGAAAAATTCCAGAAGGCCGTTGAATTGTTTGCGTCTGCCCCCAATGTGTATTCCCTGGCTCTCCGCAGTTCCTATCCCCTCACTTTTTTCTTCAACCTGCTGCTGTTCCAGATCCGGCCGAATGTGCACCATATTTCCATCGATGACGGGCAGCTGACGGAAAGCGTTTTTGACATCGGGCAGGATGATGTGGTGTTTGTTGTTTCCCTTCCGAGATACACGAAGTTTGTCCTTGAAGTGACGGAGAAGATCCGGAGAACCGGCTGCCGGGTTGTTTCAATCACGGACAGTGAATTGTCCCCCCTGGCGATCGCTTCCGACATCGCTTTTTTCTGCCGGTATGAATCGGCGAGCTTCTTCAACTCCAATATTGCAGCGCAGGCAATCATTAATGCCCTTCTTTCCGGAGTGCTTCAGCACCTGGGGCAGGGTGGGGTACAACGCCTCGAAAAACACAGCAATGCCATGAAAGACTGGTCGTCAAAGCTCTCTCTTGGAGTGCAGGGGTATCTCCCCGAACCATGA
- a CDS encoding tripartite tricarboxylate transporter permease → MFEHLVSSLSGTLVFANLVAMVVSTAAGIMVGALPGLSASMGVALLIPFTFSMDPLTGLLCMAGMYNGAIYGGSIAAILINIPGTPGAVVTTFDGNAMAKKGEGRYALETAVICSTVGGAASALALMFIAPYLAALALKFGPAEYFWISVLGLSTIASFLSGSTVKGLFCAFAGLFISTVGIDQISGVFRFTFDNMYLMEGFPEIVVLIGLYSIPEVFTMLEDVAAGKTAAANNAMLDQTRYKEEKRWTFRQDFKSSLPTWTRSSIIGIVIGMIPGAGSSIAAFISYKEAKRKSKNPDNFGKGEVEGIRASETANNAVTASAMIPMLTFGIPGNVVTAIMVGGLLIHGLHPGPNLFIKEPRIVYGLMWGMLLTNFIMLALGYFGSRFFAKCLKMPTVILAAAIGVLSTVGTYSLNNSMFDVYSMLCFGVVGLVMRKMKLPIAPAVLGIILGPLAETELRRALMIADSPIEIFTRPLSFFLFLLTLLSLFYPVFKARLAARGTKA, encoded by the coding sequence ATGTTCGAACATTTGGTGTCCTCTCTATCCGGAACCCTGGTTTTTGCAAATCTGGTGGCCATGGTCGTCAGCACCGCGGCAGGAATCATGGTCGGGGCTCTTCCCGGACTTTCGGCTTCCATGGGCGTCGCCCTCCTCATTCCCTTCACGTTCAGCATGGATCCGCTGACGGGGCTTCTGTGCATGGCAGGCATGTACAACGGGGCCATTTACGGCGGCTCGATCGCTGCGATTCTCATCAACATTCCCGGAACTCCCGGAGCCGTGGTCACGACCTTCGACGGAAACGCCATGGCAAAGAAGGGTGAAGGCCGGTACGCCCTGGAAACGGCGGTGATCTGTTCCACCGTCGGGGGGGCCGCGAGTGCCCTGGCCCTCATGTTCATCGCCCCCTACCTGGCCGCGCTGGCTCTGAAGTTCGGACCGGCGGAGTATTTCTGGATCTCCGTCCTCGGGCTGTCGACCATAGCGAGCTTTCTCTCCGGTTCGACGGTCAAGGGGCTTTTCTGCGCCTTTGCGGGGCTGTTTATAAGCACCGTGGGCATCGACCAGATCAGCGGCGTTTTCCGCTTTACCTTCGACAATATGTATCTTATGGAAGGTTTTCCTGAAATAGTGGTGCTCATCGGCCTGTATTCCATCCCGGAAGTCTTTACCATGCTGGAGGATGTTGCCGCGGGAAAAACCGCTGCGGCAAATAATGCCATGCTCGATCAGACACGGTACAAAGAGGAGAAGCGGTGGACCTTCCGTCAGGATTTCAAGTCTTCACTCCCCACCTGGACCCGTTCTTCCATCATCGGAATCGTGATAGGGATGATTCCCGGCGCGGGGTCGAGCATTGCCGCCTTCATCAGCTACAAGGAGGCGAAGCGGAAATCGAAGAATCCCGATAACTTCGGCAAAGGTGAGGTCGAGGGCATCCGGGCGTCGGAAACGGCAAACAATGCGGTCACTGCCAGCGCCATGATCCCCATGCTGACCTTCGGAATTCCCGGAAACGTGGTGACGGCCATCATGGTCGGAGGCCTGCTCATCCACGGGCTTCACCCGGGCCCCAATCTTTTCATCAAGGAACCGAGGATAGTGTACGGGCTCATGTGGGGAATGCTTCTCACGAATTTCATCATGCTCGCCCTGGGATATTTCGGTTCCCGTTTTTTTGCAAAATGCCTGAAGATGCCCACGGTGATTCTTGCCGCCGCCATCGGCGTTTTGAGCACCGTCGGAACCTACAGCCTGAACAACTCCATGTTCGACGTGTATTCAATGCTGTGCTTCGGCGTGGTCGGGCTTGTCATGCGGAAAATGAAGCTGCCCATCGCTCCGGCGGTTCTTGGGATAATCCTGGGACCCCTTGCGGAGACCGAATTGAGGAGAGCGCTGATGATTGCGGACTCTCCCATCGAAATTTTCACGCGCCCCCTTTCGTTTTTCCTGTTCCTTCTGACGCTGCTCAGCCTGTTCTACCCTGTATTCAAAGCGCGTCTTGCCGCCCGCGGAACGAAGGCGTGA
- a CDS encoding cycloisomerase, with protein MKKTVLLSLGLVLLFASLAGAAEFKQTAEFNVPEANQGIGVDEHHFYAIDNRVVAKYDKATGKLVKKWEGPKDGPIIHLDSAAVIDGKIYCAHSNWSEWPMTSSIEVWDAATLEHVANHSFGIHWGSATWVDRHDGYWWVAFANYDRPYGPNKTPYGHKICTTIVKFADNWQWLEAWTLPKAILERLEDMSNSGGSWGADGFLYLSGHDPAEVYKCRLPKMGSVIELVEILPKNIRGQGIAWDRSETGVLYGIIRATKEEKEKGITNRVIVSKLQ; from the coding sequence ATGAAAAAGACAGTATTGCTTTCTTTGGGGCTTGTATTGCTGTTCGCTTCGCTGGCGGGAGCGGCCGAATTCAAGCAGACCGCGGAGTTCAACGTCCCGGAAGCGAACCAGGGGATCGGAGTGGATGAACACCACTTCTATGCCATAGACAACCGGGTCGTCGCCAAGTACGACAAGGCCACCGGAAAGCTCGTCAAGAAATGGGAAGGACCCAAGGACGGGCCCATCATTCACCTCGACAGCGCCGCCGTCATCGACGGAAAAATCTACTGCGCCCATTCCAACTGGAGCGAATGGCCCATGACCAGCTCCATCGAGGTGTGGGACGCCGCAACCCTGGAGCACGTGGCCAACCACAGCTTCGGCATACACTGGGGATCCGCCACCTGGGTGGACCGGCACGACGGATACTGGTGGGTGGCCTTCGCCAACTACGACAGGCCCTACGGCCCCAACAAAACGCCCTACGGGCACAAGATATGCACCACCATAGTCAAGTTCGCCGACAACTGGCAGTGGCTCGAAGCGTGGACCCTCCCCAAGGCAATACTCGAACGGCTGGAGGATATGAGCAATTCGGGAGGCTCCTGGGGAGCCGACGGATTCCTCTACCTGTCGGGCCACGACCCTGCGGAAGTCTACAAATGCAGGCTTCCCAAAATGGGTTCCGTCATCGAGCTGGTGGAAATACTGCCGAAAAACATCCGTGGCCAGGGCATCGCATGGGACAGAAGCGAAACCGGCGTACTCTACGGCATCATCAGGGCCACCAAGGAGGAAAAGGAAAAGGGCATCACCAACAGGGTCATCGTCTCCAAGCTACAGTAG
- a CDS encoding type II toxin-antitoxin system HicB family antitoxin: protein MNRPNYYKYPAVFSPDGDGWTVRFPDLDNCFTSADTVEEAIVEAQAVLQDCMYFREEQKDEIPEPTPMENVALEEGSFVQVVVAVMPPVRRAWSRKAVKKTLTIPAWMEEELRKREDVNVSLILQEALKKELKIKEPVSF, encoded by the coding sequence ATGAATCGCCCTAACTACTACAAATATCCGGCGGTTTTTTCTCCGGACGGTGACGGGTGGACCGTCCGGTTCCCGGACCTGGATAACTGCTTCACTTCAGCCGATACCGTGGAAGAAGCCATCGTTGAAGCCCAGGCTGTTCTCCAGGACTGCATGTACTTCCGGGAGGAGCAGAAAGATGAGATCCCTGAGCCGACGCCTATGGAGAACGTTGCCCTGGAAGAAGGAAGCTTTGTTCAGGTTGTCGTTGCGGTGATGCCTCCGGTCCGTCGCGCATGGAGCCGGAAGGCCGTCAAAAAGACGCTGACCATCCCCGCTTGGATGGAAGAAGAACTTCGAAAGCGGGAGGATGTCAACGTTTCCCTCATCCTGCAGGAGGCCCTGAAAAAGGAACTGAAGATCAAGGAACCGGTGTCATTTTGA
- the cas9 gene encoding type II CRISPR RNA-guided endonuclease Cas9 (Cas9, originally named Csn1, is the large, multifunctional signature protein of type II CRISPR/Cas systems. It is well known even to general audiences because its RNA-guided endonuclease activity has made it a popular tool for custom editing of eukaryotic genomes.), whose translation MKHTIGLDIGIASVGWSVINLDKNRIEDLGVRIFPAPEHPKDGSSLAKQRREASGTRKRNQRKTARLQKIQALFREEKILTSLEIENLLNAHSEKSPYELRTDALSRELSAPEWFRALYHIAKHRGFQSNKKIKAGSKEKEKEEGALLEGVKTNALLMAEKGYRTVGEMFFLDPKFTDHKRNKGGDYAHTVSQELLREEVELLFAEQKRLGNPHTSEIFRKSFIEAFTSRLPFAAPGQIESKIGFCTFEKNEKRAPRMSWSAERFILLGKVNNLRILDTFKGERPLTPEERENLINLAYKKAEVKYKDIRKAFSLEESSYFSGIRYSKEDAREGSENGKFIALKGTHELRKEITERLGKEAWETYESTPAILDEIALTLTLLKTEEDIRSDLESKKIPSVLIDAVIDLDFKSTINLSFRALRKILPFMESGFRYDEACEKAGYPYENAERTKLLPPDDFDDITNPVVKRSLHQTRKVLNAIIRKYGSPWSIHIELAREMGKSFDDRKKIQKMQDENRNERERLKADFISNFHREPSGTDLLKYRLWKEQNCCDPYVQLPVGPGIFEPKYIDPIRLFQQGDGTYAEIDHIIPYSRSLDNSYTNKILVLAEENRNKGNKTPGEYLFSSTNPECWDAFVAWVQSNIRNGKKRRNLLRESFTLEDSREMTERNLTDTRYITRYLANYLESRLQFSDPSPSSKKVHRVNGGVTAALRGLWGLPKDREESHLHHALDAVVVAVTAPHLIERMTEYDRMRKAANFGTGQDRSSRNAPQPWAGFRKELLARISENPAEEIGKIALPSYKQEEIDSLRPIFVSHMPVRKATGAAHKETVRSLKLADTLGGTFVRTPLTKLKLADLENMVGKERDRKLYDALKERLSANDGKGEKAFGTSAPLFRKPTREGNPGPIVRSVKIFSPGTSGVRVRGGIADNDNLVRVDIYSYKNKFSLVPHYVDDIARGVLRRKGILAHKDENNWEPITPEHKFLFSLFPNDLVEVLQRNDDSVLGYYRTVDRDNGRLTLASHDGKEEDIRVSMRTCKSIRKFQVGLLGDFHEVKKEKLPSGKPVHELA comes from the coding sequence ATGAAGCATACTATCGGACTTGATATAGGAATTGCGTCTGTCGGATGGAGCGTTATTAACCTCGACAAAAACCGGATTGAAGACCTTGGAGTCAGGATTTTCCCCGCCCCTGAACATCCAAAGGACGGATCCTCCCTCGCAAAACAGCGCCGAGAAGCCAGCGGAACACGGAAACGCAATCAAAGAAAGACGGCACGCCTCCAGAAGATTCAAGCCCTTTTCCGGGAAGAAAAAATTCTCACTTCCCTCGAAATAGAAAACCTCCTGAATGCACATTCAGAAAAATCCCCTTACGAACTCAGGACCGATGCCCTCTCCCGCGAATTATCAGCACCGGAATGGTTCCGTGCCCTCTACCACATAGCCAAACACAGGGGATTCCAGTCAAACAAGAAAATAAAGGCCGGATCAAAGGAAAAGGAAAAGGAAGAAGGAGCTCTCCTTGAAGGAGTGAAGACCAACGCCCTTCTTATGGCTGAGAAGGGCTACCGGACAGTAGGGGAGATGTTTTTCCTCGACCCGAAATTTACTGACCACAAACGGAATAAAGGCGGCGATTATGCTCATACAGTCTCTCAGGAACTCCTGCGGGAAGAGGTTGAACTCCTGTTTGCCGAACAGAAAAGGTTAGGAAATCCCCACACCTCCGAAATATTTCGAAAATCATTCATCGAGGCTTTCACAAGCCGCCTCCCTTTCGCCGCTCCCGGCCAGATAGAATCAAAAATCGGCTTCTGTACCTTCGAAAAAAACGAAAAGCGTGCTCCACGGATGAGCTGGAGTGCTGAACGCTTCATCCTTCTGGGCAAGGTAAACAATCTTCGAATCCTTGACACATTCAAGGGGGAACGCCCTCTCACTCCGGAAGAGCGGGAAAACTTGATCAATCTGGCCTATAAAAAGGCAGAAGTTAAATATAAGGACATACGAAAAGCCTTCTCGCTGGAAGAATCCTCCTACTTTTCCGGCATCCGGTACAGCAAAGAAGACGCAAGGGAAGGCAGCGAGAACGGTAAGTTTATCGCACTGAAGGGAACCCATGAACTACGGAAGGAAATAACCGAAAGGCTTGGCAAAGAAGCCTGGGAAACGTACGAATCAACACCGGCCATTCTTGATGAAATTGCGCTTACCCTTACACTCCTAAAAACAGAGGAGGACATCCGGAGCGATCTTGAAAGCAAAAAAATACCTTCCGTCCTCATCGATGCCGTTATCGATCTCGACTTCAAGTCCACAATCAACCTTTCCTTCAGGGCGCTGCGTAAAATACTCCCGTTCATGGAATCCGGGTTTCGATACGATGAGGCATGTGAAAAGGCCGGGTACCCGTACGAAAATGCAGAAAGAACGAAATTGCTCCCCCCGGATGATTTTGACGACATCACCAATCCCGTAGTCAAACGATCTCTTCATCAGACCCGGAAAGTGCTGAACGCCATTATCAGAAAATATGGTTCGCCGTGGTCCATCCACATTGAACTGGCCCGGGAAATGGGAAAGAGCTTCGATGACCGAAAGAAAATCCAGAAAATGCAGGATGAAAACAGAAACGAAAGAGAACGGCTCAAAGCAGATTTTATTTCCAACTTCCATCGCGAGCCCTCAGGTACCGACCTTCTCAAATACAGGCTCTGGAAAGAACAAAATTGCTGTGATCCTTATGTTCAGCTTCCGGTGGGACCTGGAATATTCGAACCCAAATATATCGACCCTATCCGCCTCTTCCAGCAGGGAGACGGCACCTATGCGGAAATCGACCACATAATCCCTTACAGCAGAAGCCTCGACAATTCATACACGAACAAAATCCTTGTGCTTGCTGAAGAAAACAGGAACAAAGGAAACAAAACCCCCGGTGAATATTTATTTTCAAGCACAAATCCCGAATGTTGGGATGCCTTTGTTGCATGGGTTCAGTCGAACATACGCAACGGCAAGAAAAGAAGGAACCTCCTCCGGGAATCCTTCACTCTTGAAGATTCCAGGGAAATGACCGAGCGGAATCTCACGGATACCCGCTACATCACCAGGTATCTCGCGAACTATCTGGAAAGCCGCCTTCAATTTTCCGATCCCTCCCCTTCAAGCAAAAAGGTGCACCGCGTCAACGGGGGAGTCACCGCGGCTCTCAGAGGACTGTGGGGCCTGCCGAAAGACAGGGAAGAGAGTCATCTTCACCACGCCCTCGACGCCGTTGTCGTGGCCGTTACGGCACCGCATCTCATAGAAAGAATGACGGAATACGACAGAATGCGTAAAGCAGCAAACTTCGGCACCGGACAAGACCGCTCATCCAGGAATGCCCCCCAGCCATGGGCAGGGTTCCGAAAGGAACTCCTCGCCCGCATTTCGGAAAACCCGGCCGAAGAGATAGGCAAGATAGCGCTGCCTTCCTACAAACAGGAAGAAATTGACTCACTTCGCCCGATATTCGTTTCCCACATGCCGGTGAGAAAAGCTACCGGAGCTGCCCACAAAGAAACAGTGCGAAGCCTGAAACTGGCAGACACTTTAGGCGGGACATTTGTCCGGACGCCTCTAACCAAACTCAAACTTGCGGACCTGGAAAATATGGTCGGCAAAGAACGTGACCGAAAACTTTACGATGCCCTGAAAGAGCGGCTTTCAGCTAACGACGGCAAAGGAGAAAAGGCCTTCGGGACTTCGGCACCTCTTTTCAGAAAACCTACCAGAGAAGGAAATCCCGGCCCCATCGTCCGTTCAGTCAAAATTTTCAGCCCAGGCACTTCCGGGGTAAGAGTCCGGGGAGGCATTGCGGACAACGACAATCTGGTTCGTGTGGATATTTACTCCTATAAAAACAAATTTTCGCTCGTCCCCCATTACGTGGACGATATTGCTCGAGGAGTTCTGAGAAGAAAGGGTATCCTCGCACACAAGGACGAAAACAACTGGGAGCCTATTACACCTGAGCATAAGTTTCTTTTCTCTCTTTTCCCGAACGACTTGGTTGAAGTCCTCCAAAGGAACGATGACAGTGTTTTAGGCTATTATAGAACTGTAGATAGAGATAATGGACGGCTCACTCTTGCCTCACATGACGGAAAAGAAGAAGATATACGGGTTTCCATGAGAACGTGCAAATCAATTCGGAAATTCCAGGTTGGCCTCCTAGGCGACTTTCACGAAGTGAAGAAAGAAAAACTGCCTTCGGGAAAACCCGTTCATGAGCTGGCGTAG
- the cas2 gene encoding CRISPR-associated endonuclease Cas2, giving the protein MRLLVFFDLPVVSKEDRRIYQRFRKFLLADGYDMLQFSVYSRIVNGEDGVDKHLKRLGKNIPGKGSVRFLQITERQYAAMKLLVGQRTIKEKKVGTSQLLIF; this is encoded by the coding sequence ATGAGGCTGCTCGTATTCTTTGATCTACCGGTAGTCAGCAAGGAAGACAGGCGGATTTACCAGAGATTCCGTAAATTCTTGCTTGCTGACGGTTACGACATGCTCCAGTTTTCAGTGTACAGCAGAATTGTCAACGGGGAAGACGGCGTTGACAAACACTTGAAAAGACTGGGGAAGAATATTCCAGGCAAGGGATCCGTCCGGTTTCTCCAGATTACTGAACGCCAGTATGCTGCAATGAAACTTCTCGTCGGCCAGAGAACAATCAAAGAAAAAAAGGTCGGAACAAGCCAGCTCCTGATCTTTTGA
- a CDS encoding tripartite tricarboxylate transporter TctB family protein, which produces MTQRKQDIIFGATGTAISLVVLWLSVQYPSDSALFPLLSASGIFVCSLAILAMGIRNKEATGKVEGINLRSAALFGVVLLLYVLSIEKAGFFSSSFFFVMAVSMLWGGFGKGVSLRFSLLFAALFTVFLYITFVKIFTVPLPKGFLL; this is translated from the coding sequence ATGACACAAAGAAAGCAGGACATTATTTTCGGGGCGACCGGAACGGCAATCTCTCTGGTAGTCCTGTGGCTGTCGGTACAATATCCGTCGGATTCAGCGCTTTTCCCTCTTCTTTCCGCATCGGGAATTTTCGTCTGCAGCCTGGCTATCCTGGCGATGGGCATACGAAACAAAGAGGCGACCGGCAAGGTCGAGGGGATCAACCTGCGTTCAGCCGCATTGTTCGGAGTGGTGCTTCTTCTGTACGTTCTTTCCATCGAAAAAGCGGGGTTCTTTTCATCGTCCTTCTTTTTCGTGATGGCGGTTTCCATGCTGTGGGGCGGATTCGGAAAAGGGGTTTCCCTTCGTTTTTCCCTGCTCTTTGCCGCCCTGTTTACCGTTTTTCTTTATATTACCTTCGTCAAAATTTTCACGGTTCCTCTCCCGAAAGGTTTTTTACTTTGA
- a CDS encoding type II toxin-antitoxin system HicA family toxin translates to MGRQYSQKELIKIAKERGWEIDETRGKGSHVLAMKAGERPFPIPRKIKPGLLASLKKMLQIDD, encoded by the coding sequence TTGGGAAGGCAATATAGCCAGAAAGAGCTCATCAAAATAGCGAAAGAAAGAGGTTGGGAGATTGATGAAACGAGAGGAAAGGGAAGTCACGTTCTGGCAATGAAAGCAGGAGAACGGCCCTTCCCGATCCCGAGAAAAATAAAGCCCGGCCTTCTCGCTTCTCTCAAAAAAATGCTCCAGATCGATGATTAG
- a CDS encoding tripartite tricarboxylate transporter substrate binding protein: MKKMTGLMMLLCASFLIFSSVPANAEWPADQQITMIVAYAPGGSTDIMARLVANYIEPYIGQKVVVLNKPGAGAEIGYTLVSEAKPDGYTVGFLNTPSIVALPIRKKTKFTLDSFVPVACLMDDPGTVLVRPDSPFKTMADVIQYAKDNPEKLTYGVSGIGSDDHMAMLFLERAAGFKAKVVPFTGAGPNRTALLGGHIDIALFNVSEAKEYTETGQIRVLAQMGEERDPLFPEVETLREMGYDVVMGSSRGIAMPAGVPSEIVDKFAEGMRKVVENPEFRKKCEDAYLPLVYMNPAEYKKHLQDLSDRLAKLWAEDPWIKD; encoded by the coding sequence ATGAAAAAAATGACCGGTTTGATGATGCTCCTGTGCGCTTCTTTTCTGATCTTCTCTTCGGTGCCGGCAAACGCCGAGTGGCCGGCGGACCAGCAGATAACCATGATCGTCGCCTATGCACCGGGCGGGTCGACGGATATTATGGCACGGCTCGTGGCAAACTATATCGAGCCCTATATCGGGCAGAAGGTCGTCGTCCTGAACAAGCCTGGGGCAGGGGCGGAAATAGGCTATACCCTCGTCAGCGAAGCGAAGCCCGACGGGTACACGGTGGGTTTCCTGAACACGCCGAGCATTGTCGCCCTTCCCATACGGAAGAAGACAAAATTCACCCTTGATTCATTTGTTCCGGTGGCCTGCCTGATGGATGACCCGGGCACGGTGCTGGTCCGGCCCGACAGTCCTTTCAAGACCATGGCTGACGTCATCCAGTATGCGAAGGACAACCCGGAGAAGCTGACCTACGGCGTGAGCGGCATCGGCTCGGACGACCACATGGCCATGCTGTTCCTCGAGAGGGCCGCGGGCTTCAAGGCGAAGGTCGTTCCCTTCACCGGCGCCGGCCCGAACAGAACGGCTCTTCTGGGCGGGCATATCGACATCGCCCTTTTCAATGTGAGCGAGGCGAAGGAATACACCGAAACCGGCCAGATCAGGGTGCTGGCCCAGATGGGCGAGGAAAGGGATCCCCTGTTCCCCGAGGTTGAGACGCTGAGGGAAATGGGATACGACGTGGTTATGGGAAGCTCGAGGGGTATTGCCATGCCTGCGGGAGTGCCGTCTGAAATCGTCGACAAGTTTGCGGAGGGCATGAGAAAAGTCGTCGAGAATCCCGAATTCCGGAAGAAGTGCGAAGATGCCTATCTTCCCCTGGTGTACATGAATCCCGCTGAATATAAGAAGCATCTCCAGGACCTGAGCGACAGGCTGGCAAAACTGTGGGCGGAAGATCCCTGGATTAAAGACTGA
- the cas1 gene encoding type II CRISPR-associated endonuclease Cas1, with protein MSWRSILIASPAKLSLAQQHLHIAIGDEEIDVPLEDIAVIIIENLQTLLTGQIISELAQRGIGLIICDERHLPCGELLPFHQHSRMRKALSFQLEMTEPFRKNCWRLIIRRKILNQAICLDLLWKPDGDSLRSLASGVRSGDPDNREAQAAQIFFSRIIPGITRRTPDPFNDTLNYGYSVMRAAVARAFSAHGFLPALGLHHRNELNQFNLADDFVEVLRPLVDLWVSSNLGREEIFNSLHRQSLASLLSSDISIDGERNTVLRSTEIMAASFFTACREKAPALIRLPELLPLTEHRYE; from the coding sequence ATGAGCTGGCGTAGCATTCTGATCGCTTCACCGGCAAAACTCAGCCTGGCCCAGCAGCACCTTCACATCGCTATCGGTGATGAAGAAATTGATGTGCCCTTGGAGGACATCGCTGTTATCATCATCGAAAACCTGCAGACGCTCCTGACCGGACAGATAATCAGCGAACTGGCTCAAAGAGGGATCGGTCTAATCATCTGTGACGAAAGACATCTGCCCTGCGGAGAATTACTGCCGTTTCATCAGCACAGCCGAATGAGAAAAGCGCTTTCATTTCAGTTGGAAATGACTGAACCGTTTCGAAAAAACTGCTGGCGACTGATAATCCGCCGAAAGATACTGAACCAGGCTATTTGCCTTGATCTGCTCTGGAAGCCGGACGGAGACAGCCTGCGAAGCCTCGCCTCCGGCGTCAGGAGCGGAGATCCGGACAACAGGGAAGCTCAGGCAGCCCAGATTTTTTTCTCGCGGATCATTCCCGGCATTACACGACGAACCCCTGATCCCTTTAATGACACTTTGAATTATGGATATTCCGTCATGAGGGCCGCAGTTGCACGGGCTTTTTCTGCTCACGGATTTCTCCCTGCCCTGGGGCTCCACCACAGGAACGAACTCAACCAATTCAACCTGGCCGACGATTTCGTTGAGGTTCTGCGTCCTCTTGTCGATCTTTGGGTAAGCAGCAACCTGGGAAGGGAGGAAATTTTTAATTCTCTCCACAGGCAAAGCCTGGCATCGCTCCTCTCGAGCGATATTTCAATCGATGGGGAAAGAAACACGGTACTGCGCTCAACGGAGATCATGGCTGCCAGTTTTTTTACTGCTTGCAGGGAAAAAGCTCCTGCCCTGATACGCTTGCCGGAGCTCCTTCCTCTGACAGAACACCGGTATGAGTGA